One part of the Eptesicus fuscus isolate TK198812 chromosome 2, DD_ASM_mEF_20220401, whole genome shotgun sequence genome encodes these proteins:
- the HSD17B11 gene encoding estradiol 17-beta-dehydrogenase 11, whose protein sequence is MIKFVLDCLLLLPLLLIFVLESLLKSFIPKKRKSVTGEIVLITGAGHGIGRLTAYEFAKLKSKLVLWDINKHGIEETAAECRKLGAQAHAFVVDCSNREDIYSSAKKVKTEVGDVSILVNNAGVVYTSDLFATQDPQIEKTFEVNVLAHFWTTKAFLPAMMRNNHGHVVTVASAAGHTTVPFLMAYCSSKFAAVGFHRALTEELVALGRTGVKTSCLCPNFINTGFIKNPSTSLGPTLEPEEVVSKLMKGVLTDQKMIFVPSSIKLITVLERMLPERFLALLKRKINVRFDAVIGYKSKGE, encoded by the exons atgataaaattcgTCCTGGACTGCCTCCTGCTTCTGCCCTTACTGCTCATCTTCGTCTTAGAATCTCTCCTGAAGTCTTTTATTCCTAAGAAGAGGAAGTCAGTCACTGGAGAAATCGTCCTGATTACGGGAGCTGGGCACGGAATCGGGAGACTGACTGCCTATGAATTTGCCAAGCTTAAAAGCAAACTGGTTCTGTGGGATATAAATAAG CATGGAATTGAGGAAACGGCTGCTGAATGCAGGAAACTGGGTGCGCAGGCGCATGCCTTTGTGGTAGACTGCAGCAACCGAGAAGATATTTACAGTTCGGCGAAGAAG gtgaAGACAGAAGTTGGAGATGTTAGTATTCTGGTAAATAATGCCGGTGTGGTCTATACATCAGATTTGTTTGCTACACAAGACCCTCAAATTGAAAAGACTTTTGAGGTTAATGTACTTGCACATTTCTGG ACCACCAAGGCATTTCTTCCCGCGATGATGAGGAATAATCATGGCCATGTTGTCACTGTGGCTTCAGCAGCTGGGCATACTACAGTTCCCTTTTTAATGGCTTATTG TTCCAGCAAGTTTGCTGCGGTGGGATTTCACAGAGCTTTGACTGAAGAACTGGTGGCCTTAGGAAGAACTGGAGTCAAAACATCATGTCTCTGCCCTAATTTCATAAACACTGGCTTCATCAAAAACCCAAGTACCAG TTTGGGACCCACCCTGGAACCTGAGGAAGTGGTGAGCAAGCTGATGAAGGGAGTCCTGACTGACCAGAAGATGATTTTTGTTCCATCTTCGATAAAGCTTATAACAGTGCTGGAGAG GATGCTTCCTGAGCGTTTCCTGGCACTTTTAAAACGGAAGATCAATGTTAGGTTTGATGCAGTTATTGGATATAAAAGTAAAGGAGAATAA